A genomic region of Bosea sp. 124 contains the following coding sequences:
- a CDS encoding hydantoinase B/oxoprolinase family protein, with protein sequence MTAHTMTSNIKPALDPVTLQILKSHFEAAAESMGYTLLRTAHSAFVKETEDFTSGLTTPCGQTFASPKDLGATWFIGLDYKGAIDAIADYKPGDICITNDPYSGYVCTHAPDVHLWMPIFEGQTLVCFAVGHIHNTDMGGAVPASLSRALTEVQQEGIRIPPMKLVEEGVMNEQVLAIMLRNVRMPDQNWGDLKAQIASLKTGERKIRDAIARFGVETVCAATYGVLDLADRQARRLFASMQDGDYVFTDYIDEDSPGGVPCRLKLTVRVSGDEAVFDFTGSDPQLQSALNMPTGGLPRHILPLVGYNYVVYSLDPTVALNAGLLRPVRCILPEGSVVNPVYPAATGMRSLTCARIQGMVVGAFSLALPDRLPAGPAGGGGILNVRTTDSRTGRLAMASINPITGGGGGWAKEDGQDGSNSFLKNTPIEITEAEVPIRVISYELVPDSGGAGRYRGGLAAQMTFKMFSPNSVVTARNRDRVRFSCWGLEGGEPGATCTFLRNPGTEREESLGNTDVVRCAPGDTLMISAAGAGGWGDPHTRPVGEVMDDVAQGKVSVEGARRYGVVVVDGKLDDAATHTLRTQPGERPNGLVFDPERLSFEAIWSDEAWDHLSARLFALPIEWRFFLKHEIFALVNADATAKADPVAAIERAYASLLQLYPQIAPRSLGEAA encoded by the coding sequence GTGACGGCCCACACCATGACATCCAACATCAAGCCGGCGCTCGATCCGGTCACGCTCCAGATTCTGAAGAGCCATTTCGAGGCCGCCGCCGAAAGCATGGGCTACACCCTGCTGCGCACGGCCCATTCCGCCTTCGTCAAGGAGACCGAGGACTTCACCAGCGGCCTGACGACGCCCTGCGGCCAGACCTTCGCCAGCCCCAAGGACCTCGGCGCGACCTGGTTCATCGGCCTCGACTACAAGGGCGCGATCGACGCCATCGCCGATTACAAGCCCGGCGACATCTGCATCACCAACGACCCCTATTCCGGCTATGTTTGCACCCATGCCCCCGACGTGCACCTGTGGATGCCGATCTTCGAAGGGCAGACGCTCGTCTGCTTCGCCGTCGGCCATATCCACAACACCGATATGGGCGGCGCTGTGCCCGCTTCGCTCTCGCGGGCGCTGACGGAGGTCCAGCAGGAAGGCATCCGCATCCCGCCGATGAAGCTGGTCGAGGAAGGCGTGATGAACGAGCAGGTGCTCGCCATCATGCTGCGCAATGTCCGCATGCCGGACCAGAACTGGGGCGACCTCAAGGCCCAGATCGCCTCGCTCAAGACCGGCGAGCGCAAGATCAGGGATGCCATCGCCCGCTTCGGCGTCGAGACCGTCTGCGCTGCGACCTATGGCGTGCTCGATCTCGCCGACCGGCAGGCGCGCCGCCTCTTCGCCTCGATGCAGGACGGCGATTACGTCTTCACCGACTATATCGACGAGGACAGCCCCGGCGGCGTGCCCTGCCGGCTGAAGCTCACCGTGCGCGTCAGCGGCGACGAGGCCGTCTTCGATTTCACCGGCAGCGACCCGCAACTGCAATCGGCGCTGAACATGCCGACCGGCGGCCTGCCGCGCCATATCCTGCCGCTGGTCGGCTATAATTACGTGGTCTATTCGCTCGATCCCACCGTCGCGCTCAACGCCGGGCTGCTGAGGCCCGTGCGCTGCATCCTGCCCGAGGGCTCGGTGGTCAACCCGGTCTACCCGGCGGCGACCGGCATGCGCAGCCTGACTTGCGCCCGCATTCAGGGCATGGTCGTCGGCGCCTTCTCGCTCGCACTTCCCGACAGGCTGCCGGCCGGACCGGCGGGTGGCGGTGGCATCCTCAACGTCCGCACCACGGACAGCCGGACCGGGCGCCTCGCCATGGCCTCGATCAACCCGATCACCGGCGGCGGCGGCGGCTGGGCCAAGGAGGACGGGCAGGACGGCTCCAACTCCTTCCTCAAGAATACGCCGATCGAGATCACGGAAGCCGAGGTGCCGATTCGTGTGATCAGCTATGAGCTGGTGCCAGATTCCGGCGGCGCCGGGCGTTATCGCGGCGGACTTGCCGCGCAGATGACCTTCAAGATGTTCTCGCCGAACTCCGTCGTCACCGCGCGCAACCGCGACCGTGTGCGTTTCTCCTGCTGGGGGCTGGAAGGCGGGGAGCCGGGCGCGACCTGCACGTTCCTGCGCAACCCAGGCACGGAACGCGAGGAAAGTCTCGGCAACACCGACGTCGTCCGCTGCGCGCCGGGCGACACCCTGATGATCTCAGCCGCCGGCGCCGGCGGCTGGGGCGATCCCCACACGCGCCCCGTGGGGGAGGTCATGGACGATGTCGCGCAGGGCAAGGTCTCGGTGGAAGGCGCCCGTCGCTACGGTGTCGTCGTGGTGGATGGCAAGCTCGACGACGCGGCGACGCACACCTTGCGCACACAGCCGGGCGAGCGTCCGAACGGACTGGTTTTCGACCCCGAGCGCTTGTCCTTCGAGGCCATCTGGTCGGACGAAGCCTGGGACCATCTCTCGGCGCGGCTCTTTGCCCTGCCGATCGAATGGCGTTTCTTCCTGAAGCACGAGATCTTCGCCCTCGTAAATGCCGACGCCACCGCCAAGGCCGATCCGGTCGCGGCGATCGAGCGCGCCTATGCGAGCCTTCTGCAGCTCTATCCGCAGATCGCTCCTCGCAGCCTGGGAGAAGCGGCATGA
- a CDS encoding SDR family NAD(P)-dependent oxidoreductase — protein sequence MNIDFAGQTVLIAGAARGIGRGIVEGFAARGANVFAGDRLGGEMAGLPAHQTELDLLDKAQVRAWIAQSEAVSGRSPDVLVYVAGGVLGQSATPLEDVDEATWRAVLDVNLTGAFLSAQAVTPGMKRTGKGRIVFIASGAGLRTSLTGIQAYASAKAGEIGLARQLGQELGPFGITVNAVAPGFQRTSPDYERQWQSYSAERQDGMIANTARRRPGTPQDIAHAVMFLASDYADFITGQVLSVTGSP from the coding sequence ATGAACATCGACTTCGCGGGCCAGACCGTCCTGATCGCCGGTGCCGCGCGCGGCATCGGCCGCGGCATCGTCGAGGGGTTCGCGGCGCGCGGCGCCAATGTCTTCGCCGGCGACCGGCTCGGCGGCGAGATGGCAGGGCTGCCGGCCCACCAGACCGAGCTCGACCTGCTCGACAAGGCGCAGGTCCGCGCATGGATAGCCCAAAGTGAGGCAGTATCCGGCCGCAGCCCCGACGTACTGGTCTATGTCGCCGGCGGCGTGCTCGGCCAGAGCGCCACACCGCTGGAGGATGTCGACGAGGCCACATGGCGCGCGGTGCTCGACGTCAACCTGACTGGCGCCTTCCTCTCGGCCCAGGCGGTGACACCGGGCATGAAGCGGACCGGCAAGGGCCGCATCGTCTTCATCGCCAGCGGCGCAGGGCTTCGCACCTCGCTCACGGGCATCCAGGCTTATGCCTCGGCCAAGGCCGGCGAGATCGGGCTTGCCCGCCAGCTCGGCCAGGAGCTCGGCCCCTTCGGCATCACCGTCAACGCCGTCGCGCCCGGCTTCCAGCGCACCAGCCCGGACTACGAGCGCCAATGGCAATCCTATTCGGCCGAGCGGCAGGACGGCATGATCGCCAATACGGCGCGCCGGCGCCCCGGCACGCCGCAGGACATCGCGCACGCCGTGATGTTCCTCGCCTCAGACTATGCGGACTTCATCACCGGCCAAGTCTTGTCCGTAACCGGCAGCCCCTGA
- a CDS encoding hydantoinase/oxoprolinase family protein, producing the protein MGYRIGVDIGGTFTDFCVFDEASFALHTLKVLSRPDAPGAEVLLGLDEIERRFGIAPSDVSYFTHGSTVGVNSIIQGTGARLCLFVTEGFRDVLELARLKIPDPYDLFSRRPPPLVPRDRVIPLRERMNADGKPETVPGEDAIAAALVQAEAAGAEGIVLAFLHSYTNPAHERLVKETLNRLRPELPVFCSADVWPIVREYERTITACIHGSVQPRVSHYIGRLEAALRERGVPAAPMITKSNGGVMTASAGKERSIEMLLSGTAAGVIGAGFVAQRAGFPRVMSLDVGGTSADVALLRDGMPDFRSGELVGRYPIYLPTVSVSSIGAGGGSVASVDSLGVLRVGPESAGSTPGPACYGRGGERATITDAFAVKGVLGAAELGYGAVNVDRAKALAVIGPLAKGLARSPAATAEAVIELAVANMYREVSRLFSQVGEEPSGYALLAFGGAGPMMGCLLAEAMGMETVIVPETPGVLAALGGLLADLRSDFVRVTFLDVAPATMPAIGQALAGLVTEARDWLHGSQGHDGEATLTISGDMRYRGQSYEIETPIAEGWISGRDDKAIIDAFHARHAEIYGHADDKADVQLVALRVVIAGRTPKPSFPEHEVAAIDVTPDTTVTVAHRGSEIAAALFRRRDLKPGSRFIGPAVIIQDDTTTWAPPGFSGTVDGYGNLILSRERAS; encoded by the coding sequence GTGGGTTACCGCATCGGCGTCGATATCGGCGGCACCTTCACCGATTTCTGTGTCTTCGACGAGGCGTCCTTCGCGCTGCACACGCTGAAGGTGCTGTCGCGGCCGGATGCGCCCGGCGCCGAAGTGCTGCTCGGTCTCGACGAGATCGAGCGCCGCTTCGGCATCGCCCCGTCCGATGTCAGCTATTTCACCCATGGCTCGACCGTGGGAGTGAACAGCATCATCCAGGGCACGGGCGCGCGGCTCTGCCTCTTCGTCACAGAAGGCTTCCGCGATGTCCTCGAACTCGCCCGGCTGAAGATTCCGGACCCTTACGACCTGTTCTCGCGCCGTCCGCCGCCATTGGTGCCGCGCGACCGGGTGATCCCGCTGCGCGAGCGCATGAATGCCGATGGCAAGCCCGAGACCGTACCTGGCGAGGATGCGATCGCCGCGGCGCTGGTGCAGGCCGAAGCGGCCGGTGCGGAGGGCATCGTGCTCGCCTTCCTGCACAGCTACACCAATCCGGCGCATGAGCGGCTGGTCAAGGAAACCCTGAACCGTCTGCGGCCCGAGCTGCCTGTGTTCTGTTCGGCCGATGTCTGGCCGATCGTGCGCGAATACGAGCGCACCATCACCGCCTGCATCCATGGCTCGGTGCAGCCGCGCGTCTCGCATTATATCGGCCGGCTGGAAGCGGCCTTGCGCGAGCGCGGCGTTCCCGCCGCTCCGATGATCACCAAGTCGAACGGCGGCGTCATGACCGCGTCCGCCGGCAAGGAGCGCAGCATCGAGATGCTGCTCTCGGGCACGGCGGCAGGCGTGATCGGGGCCGGCTTCGTCGCGCAGCGCGCCGGCTTCCCCCGCGTGATGAGCCTCGACGTCGGCGGCACCAGTGCCGATGTCGCCCTGCTCCGCGACGGCATGCCCGATTTCCGCTCCGGCGAACTGGTCGGCCGCTATCCGATCTATCTGCCGACCGTCTCGGTCTCCTCGATCGGCGCCGGCGGCGGCTCCGTCGCCAGCGTCGACTCGCTGGGCGTCCTGCGCGTCGGCCCGGAAAGCGCCGGCTCGACGCCTGGCCCCGCCTGCTACGGGCGTGGCGGCGAGCGCGCGACGATCACCGATGCCTTCGCGGTCAAGGGCGTACTCGGCGCTGCCGAACTCGGCTATGGCGCCGTTAATGTCGATCGCGCGAAGGCGCTTGCCGTGATCGGGCCCTTGGCGAAGGGCCTCGCCCGCAGCCCCGCCGCCACCGCCGAAGCCGTGATCGAGCTCGCAGTCGCCAATATGTATCGCGAGGTCAGCCGGCTGTTCTCGCAGGTCGGTGAGGAGCCAAGCGGCTATGCCCTGCTCGCTTTCGGCGGCGCCGGGCCGATGATGGGCTGTCTGCTCGCCGAGGCCATGGGCATGGAGACCGTCATCGTACCGGAGACGCCCGGTGTCCTCGCCGCGCTGGGCGGCCTGCTGGCGGATTTGCGCTCCGACTTCGTTCGCGTCACCTTCCTCGACGTCGCTCCCGCGACGATGCCGGCCATCGGGCAGGCGCTGGCGGGGCTCGTCACCGAGGCGCGCGACTGGCTCCATGGCAGCCAGGGCCATGACGGCGAGGCGACGCTGACGATCTCGGGAGACATGCGCTATCGCGGCCAGTCCTACGAGATCGAGACGCCGATCGCGGAAGGCTGGATCAGCGGCCGAGACGACAAGGCAATCATCGACGCCTTCCACGCCCGCCATGCCGAGATCTACGGCCATGCCGACGACAAGGCGGACGTGCAGCTCGTCGCCTTGCGCGTCGTCATCGCCGGCAGGACGCCCAAGCCCTCCTTCCCCGAGCACGAGGTCGCAGCCATCGACGTCACGCCAGACACCACCGTGACGGTCGCCCATCGCGGCAGCGAGATCGCGGCCGCCTTGTTCCGACGTCGCGACCTCAAGCCCGGCAGCCGCTTCATCGGCCCCGCCGTTATCATCCAGGACGACACGACGACCTGGGCGCCGCCCGGCTTCAGCGGCACGGTCGACGGCTATGGCAACCTCATCCTGAGCAGGGAGCGGGCGTCGTGA